Genomic window (Drosophila albomicans strain 15112-1751.03 chromosome X, ASM965048v2, whole genome shotgun sequence):
TGTTCAGTGCCGAATACCATGGCGGACATTTGGCGCTGCGCGATCGTCAGGGTCAATATCTGTCACCCATTGGCTCGAAGGCCGTGCTTAAGTCACGCTCATCGACGGTGACCCGGGATGAGCTGTTCTCCCTCGAGGATTCCCTACCCCAGGCCTCCTTCATTGCCGGCCTCAATTTGCGCTATGTGAGCGTTAAGCAAGGCGTCGATGTGACGGCCAATCAGGATGAGGTCGGTGAGAATGAGACGTTCCAGTTGGAGTACGATTGGTCCGCGCACCGTTGGGCATTGCGCACCACACAGGATCGCTATTGGTGTCTCTCGGCTGGCGGCGGCATTCAGGCCACCGGCAATCGTCGTTGCGCCGATGCCCTCTTCGAGCTCATCTGGCATGGCGATGGCTCGTTGTCGTTCCGTGCCAACAATGGCAAGTTCTTGGCCACCAAGCGTTCGGGACATTTGTTTGCCACCTCCGAGTCCATTGAGGAGATCACCAAGTTCTATTTCTACTTGATCAATCGGTGAGTAtatctttttataccctgccggcaggaaatgtatgtatatatattcttgatcagcgtcaacagccgagacgatctagccatgtccgtctgtctgtctgtccgtccgtccgtccgtatgaaacactggatctcagagactataagagatagagctataattttttttcgacagcatttgttgtttgcacgcagatcaagtttgtttcaaatttttgccacgcccacttccgtccccgcaaatcaaaaaaatcgaataacaagcgtaactttagagctagagctgcgaatttttgtatgtacaataataactatagtatttatgagtcctgaaaatttgattgcgatcagataaattctggaaggtattaaagaagtacttttgtatgggcaaaaacgcctacttattactaggcgtcttagttgctttggctaacaatctggtatattgtgctgtctatggtatattttgaatgcggtactatatcgatataccaaatataccatttgatatatttttagtatttttacaatatattcggtatattttgagaaaaataccgcaaaatatatttattttattcaaaatggatatcgggtatctcacagtcgagtacgctcgtctgtagctttcttacttgttagtatttttacagtatatttggtatattttgagaaaaataccgcaaaatatatttattttattcaaaatggatatcgggtatctcacagtcgagcacactcacctgtagctttcttacttgttagtatttttacagtatattcggtatattttgagaaaaataccgcaaaatatattttttttattcaaaatggatagcgggtatctcacagtcgagtacactcgactgtagctttcttacttgttagtatttttacagtatattcggtatattttgagaaaaataccgcaaaatatatatttttttttattcaaaatggatagcgggtatctcacagtcgagtacactcgactgtagctttcttacttgttttttttatagtctGAATCTGCTTTTCCTATAATACCCTCTCCACTCTCCTTTGCAGACCCATTCTAGTATTGAAGTGCGAGCAGGGATTCGTGGGCTATCGCACGCCCGGCAATCTCAAGCTCGAGTGCAACAAGGCCACCTACGAGACCATTCTCGTGGAGCGTGCCCAGAAGGGAATGGTGCACCTAAAGGCACACAGCGGCAAATACTGGCGCATTGAGGGCGAGAGCATTTCGGTGGATGCTGATGCGCCAGCTGATGGTTTCTTCTTGGAGCTGCGCGAACCAACACGAATTTGCATAAGGTGAGTGAAtgtaagaaagagagagagaggtagagcTAACATCATGTTAGACTTAACAGAGCAGCAGACTGTTAACTTAGCAGACTTGACAGAGCAGCGCTCTGTTAACTTAGCAGCTgtcgcaacagcaacagcaatgacaTTCACATGCTGTTATTAACAGTACAGTGCTCTGTTAGCGATAACATTGGAAtgcttttaacattttttgttttgactttctctctttcgcaGATCGCAGCAAGGCAAATATTTGGGAGCTACCAAAAATGGCGCATTCAAGTTGCTGGATGATGGCACCGACTCCGCCACCCAGTGGGAATTCTAAAAGAGAAGCACTCCAAATGAATGAAGAATGCAGCACGCGTGTTTTAGCAATAACAAATACGAAAAGATcagaaaacacacaacacgTATCAATTTTccagagtttttttttttttttaaacggTGTCGACTAATTTGAATGTCCAGGTTTGAAGAGCAAgttttgaaaaagaaaaacgcaacAAAAGAAGTCGCACAACAATTTATCCtacatgcaaatgaaaaattataaaaaacaaaaaaaaaaaaaacaaaaaaaacaaaacgaaaattttaAGGAAAATGCatgtgaatatataaatatatatatatatacagataacaaaaaaaaaaaaaccatatatgtatattcatatatagaaagagatttttttaaaaacaaccTATTTAGCTTTTTATACGTTTttacaagaacaacaaatttagCATAGACAACAACcacgccaacaacaactggagcAGGAACACTTTTTGTCGCGAGTCCAAATTTAGCATAGACAagaaccacaacaacaactggaatTAGAACCGGAACAGAAACAATTTGTCGCGAGTCCTTCCGATTTGAAATatcagcaacaaaataataaaatgtgtatacacacacacacacacatacgtgcaagcatacatacacatatgcatatatatttattcgaTTCATAATGCTTTTAAAAAGGGCCGCttaacttaaaacaaaaaacaacaaaaacaaataaataataacacttaaaaaaaaaacattaaagaaaaaaaaatgttgcttaaAAATCAACATATATTcctataaatttatttatatatttatacatattgatatatgaacaataacaacacacacacacacacaaatacacttgctatacacacacacacacacagaattaCACAAGTCGAAACAAACACATTCAcgcaattttattatatctaGTTTTAAgcgcaataataataaaagtaaacaaaaaaaaaaaaacaaaaacaaaaaccgaagAATATGAGGAAAATTTTGATAcgaaaataattgcaatatcCGATTTGTAAGCTATAAaactaacatacatacatacttacataatATATCACTTGTCATTtttgttacatatatttatttttaaattaatattactcTTTTTTTGCCGTCTCCACGTTTTTAttctctatatataaatattgttttttattttttttttttcgtaacCATTTCGGAATTGAAAACCCAAAAGGAAAAACGTCTATCAACTTAGTCgctaaaacttaaaaaattatgtatgataaatgatataatatgaaatatatacataacatatattatgATACTATATATACGCGATATATTTATCTAGGACATTCCTAAAAAACTTTGGTAAGTATGAAATATTGTAACTTTTCAGCGTCATAACTCGGACATATCCTTAAGGATCCTCGTGGAACACGACTTATCCTTTCCATAGCCACCAACACTATCAATTgccatcaaaaatatttgtaaaattacaTCGAAAATTTTTAGGCATTTTTTTTAAGGAGTTTACTAAGAAAATTTGTCGCAATTTCACAAAATCCAGGATAACTCGAAAAGTTACTGCACGATTttgatgtcctttggcatatatatagtagatatCATATGACAACGGGTGGTATGAATTTCAGGACGAAAGTCCTTTGTATGGCCGAGATACAAGGACTTTTTCGTGTACAGCAATGTAGCTATAACTCGGCTATATCCTTGCTGATCCTGTCGAGTGATATGTCAAAAATGTCGTCTCAAGGAGCTGCACCTGCTGTCCAAAGGACATCGCAATCGTCCTGCTCATTTGCGAGTTATCAAggattttgtgtttttacCATATTTTTCTGTCAAAAATTTCTTGCTGAATATTatcga
Coding sequences:
- the LOC117578067 gene encoding protein singed, which codes for MNGQSCELGHSNGDIISQNQQKGWWTIGLINGQHKYMTAETFGFKLNANGASLKKKQLWTLEPSTTGESIIYLRSHLNKYLSVDQFGNVLCESEERDAGSRFQISISEDGSGRWALKNESRGYFLGGNPDKLVCTAKTPGASEFWTVHLAARPQVNLRSIGRKRFAHLSESQDEIHVDANIPWGEDTLFTLEFRAEEGGRYALHTCNNKYLNANGKLQVVCNEDCLFSAEYHGGHLALRDRQGQYLSPIGSKAVLKSRSSTVTRDELFSLEDSLPQASFIAGLNLRYVSVKQGVDVTANQDEVGENETFQLEYDWSAHRWALRTTQDRYWCLSAGGGIQATGNRRCADALFELIWHGDGSLSFRANNGKFLATKRSGHLFATSESIEEITKFYFYLINRPILVLKCEQGFVGYRTPGNLKLECNKATYETILVERAQKGMVHLKAHSGKYWRIEGESISVDADAPADGFFLELREPTRICIRSQQGKYLGATKNGAFKLLDDGTDSATQWEF